GTGCTGGGTGATGGAGGCGAGGTACTCGGGAAGCTGGCGGCCCCGGGCGTCGTCCGAGAGGAAGGCGGGCAGGTCGTTCGTGTGCTCCTTCATCAGCTCCACGGCGCGCGACAGCATGCGCAGGCGGGAGCCGCGCAACTGCTCGCTGACGAGCGAGGCCGAGACGTTGACGCTGTTGAGCGCGTTGCCCACGTTGTGCAGCACGCCCGTGGCCATCTCCGCCATGCCGGCCCGGCGCGAGGCCTCCACCAGGCCGCGGTGCAGCTCGTCCAGCCTGGCCTCGGCCCGCTTGCGCTCCCGGATGTCACGTCCGAAGAGCGTCACGCCCACCCCTTGTCCGTGCTCGTCCAGGATGGGGTTGAGCGACATGTCCATGTCCAGGATTTCGTTGTTGGCCAGGGGGTAGGCGACCTCGCGGCGGAAGGGCTGCCCCTGGCGCACCAGGGCCAGGGTCTTCTGCCAGTTGTCCCGGAGCTCGGGCGAGGCGCACTCGGCCAGTGAGTCGCCCGGGCGCGGTTCCCGTCCGTAGACATCGCGGAAGCGCCGTCTCGCGGCGGAGTTGATGGTGACGATGCGGCCCTGCGCGTCCAGCGAGCACACGATGTCGTCCGTGCTCTCCAGGAGGCTGGCCAGCTTGCGCTCGCGGTCGCGCACCGCGGCGTTCGCCGCATCGCGCGCGGATCTGAACAACGCGCTCAGCGCCCAGGTGAGCAGCAGGACGATGATGTCGAGCACGCCGTTCATCCAGCTGTGGAGCTCGAGGAAGATCGGATGGTGGGTGCCGAAGCCCGACAGGTAGAGCGGGTGGAGCAGCCCCACGTTGACGCAGAAGACCAGGGTGAACAGCAGGCCCGTGCGGATTCCCACCAGATAGACCGCGAGCACGGGGACGAGCGCGATCGCGGAGGGCGCGCTCTCGTGGGGCGAGGTCACGCCCGGCGTGGTCACGACGTAGGTGAGCACCGAGAACGAGGCGGTGAACAGGCCGCACGCCAGCAGCGCGGGAAGACGGGGCGAGGTGCGTCCGCGCATGAACACCAGCAGCGACACCCAGCCCACCGACATCACCAGCCCGAACACCACGGGCCACTTCGCGGAGGAGAACAGGGGTCCCGTCACCACGTTCATCAGGGAGACGAACAACAGGATGAGCTTGGTGCCGACCAACACCCGGAAGCGTCCGAGTTCCTCGGGGGGCAGACGGCGCTGTTCCCGTGTGAGGAATGCGTCCAGTCGTCCGGGTATCCACGCGTGCGGCCCTTGACTCATGGCCGCGAAGTCTAACGTGGAGTCCTGCCGAAGCAGGAAGGGAGGGTTACTCCCGCGTGACCGCGCGCAGCACCACTTCCTTGCGTTGCTCGAGCAGTCGCAGGCCGAGCGGGAGCAGCGCGCGGTAGAGCGCTCCATTGAGCGCGGCGCACAGGGCGAGCAGGGCCAGGGTGCGCCCCTCGGGGCCGGCCGTTCCGGTGGAGCGCAGGGCCCAGACGAAGGGGGCGCAGCCCACGCTCGCCGCGCCAATGCCCAGCAGGGAGGCGGTGAGGGGCAGCTTGTCCCGGCGCTTGAGGCTCGCGTGGAACTTCACCGGGAAGAACAGGGACAGGAAGTTGCCCGCGGTGAGGAGCACCGGAATCACCGCCAGTACGGCCGCCATGGCACACAGGAAGTCCAGCGCCGAGCCGTGGCCGAAATACACCCGGTAGAAGACGCCCACCCCCAGCGCCATGCCGCCGGCCGCCAGGCCCTGCACCCGGTTCTTCGCTCGGAGTACGTCGCCCAGCTCCACCGGCGCCGCGAGCAGCAGGGCGAGTCCGTGTCCGTCATAGGCGAAGGTGTTCTGCGAGAAGGTGGAGGCCATGACCACCGCGCCATAGATGCACAGGCCGCCCATCAGCCAGGCATCCGCGCTCGCGCCAAGCGCGTACCCGGCCAGGGCGCGCGCGGAGGTGAGCTTCATGAGGATGGCCAGCACGAAGGGCACGGCGGCGAGCAGCCGGGCGCGGGGGTTGCGCCACAGGTCCAGCGCCTCGCGCGCGAGCAGCGTGGTGAAGCGGGTGCGCGTGTGGGCGAAGGGGTCGCTGTCGCCAGCCTCCTTGACCGCCGGGCCCGCGCGGCCCACGCCCCGGTGGAAGCGCAGGAGCAGCGCATAGGCGAGCGCCATGCCCAGGAAGGTGAAGACGAGCATGCCCAGCCCATCGGCCAGGGCGTGGCGCGTGAAGCCGTAGGTGAGCTCCAGGAGAGCGTCCCCGAAGAGCCCCGAGGGGACGCGGCCGAGCGCGAGCGTGGCGTCGACGATGAGGGCCATGTCCAGCTTGTCCACGCCGCCCTCGCCCACGGCGGTGAGCCACGAGGTGTCGATGGGGGGGATGAACGAGGCGGCCGTGAGGAAGAGCACGAAGCCGCCGCCGAGCAACTGGGCGCTGTTCTTCGCGCGCAGCACGTTGAGCACCAGGTGCAGTCCCACCCGGCTCCAGGCGGCGTTGAGCAGGGCGAAGAGCACGTAGAGCGCGAGGGCGAGCAGCCGGTGGCGCACCGGGTGTACCGAGGCGTAGCCGAGCGTTGCTCCCGTCAGGGGCGCGTAGAAGACGAGCGCGCGCGGCTCCAGGAGGCTCGCGCCCGTGGAGGCGATGAGCAGGCGCAGGGGGGAGATGGGGAAGGGGGCGTAGCGGCCCAGCTCCGAGTGGTCATCCACGCCCGCGCTCATCAGCGGCCAGGCCACCCAGACCGCCGAGGTGACGAAGCACAGCAGGTTGAGGATGAAGAAGGGCCAGACGCCGTCCTGGGCCACGGCGGGCAGGCGCATGAGCCCGTAGAACGTCATGCCCAGGCCCCAGGCGGGGGCGCTCGACAGGAGGAAGGCGCCCACCGCGAGCAGCCGGCTGCCGCCCCGGCCCTGGTTGAGTCCGAGGTTGAGGCGCAGGCCCCAGAGCAACCACAGGTGGCGCAACAGCCCCGGCGCGGCGGGGCGGCTCACGCGGAGCCCCGGCGCAGCGCCACTTCGGGCACCTCGGTCGCTCCGGGCACCTCCCCATAGAAGGACAGCCTCGCGTTGCGCGCGGCCGGCACGGAGATGAGCTTCTCGAACACGGCCTCCAGCGAGGGCGCGCCGTGGCGCTCCTTCAACTGCTCCACCGTGCCCTCGTCCACCATCTTCCCGCCGCGGATGACGCCCGCGTGCGTGGCCAGCCGCTCGGCGATCTCCAGCACGTGCGTGGTGAGCAGCAGCGTCACCCCGCGCCGGCTCAGCTCGCGCAAGAGCTCGCGGATGACGCCCGCGGCCAGCACGTCGATGCCCTCGAAGGGCTCGTCCAGCAGCACCAGCTCGGGCGCGTGGATGAGCGCCGCGGCGATCGCCAGCCGCCGCCGCATGCCCTTGGAGTACTCGGCCACCAGCGCGCCCGCCTTGTAGGTGAGCTCGGTGAGCTCGAGCAGCTCCGCCGCCCGTGCCGACGCCTCGTCGCCCGCCAGCCCGTACATGCGCCCG
Above is a window of Cystobacter fuscus DNA encoding:
- a CDS encoding two-component system sensor histidine kinase NtrB codes for the protein MSQGPHAWIPGRLDAFLTREQRRLPPEELGRFRVLVGTKLILLFVSLMNVVTGPLFSSAKWPVVFGLVMSVGWVSLLVFMRGRTSPRLPALLACGLFTASFSVLTYVVTTPGVTSPHESAPSAIALVPVLAVYLVGIRTGLLFTLVFCVNVGLLHPLYLSGFGTHHPIFLELHSWMNGVLDIIVLLLTWALSALFRSARDAANAAVRDRERKLASLLESTDDIVCSLDAQGRIVTINSAARRRFRDVYGREPRPGDSLAECASPELRDNWQKTLALVRQGQPFRREVAYPLANNEILDMDMSLNPILDEHGQGVGVTLFGRDIRERKRAEARLDELHRGLVEASRRAGMAEMATGVLHNVGNALNSVNVSASLVSEQLRGSRLRMLSRAVELMKEHTNDLPAFLSDDARGRQLPEYLASITQHLSQEHTTMHEEMQRLIRNMEHIKAVVTLQQEHARSRGQVEPISVVELIDDALRLHATSFERLGIRIQREYDELPQVLVDRHKLLQILVNLLTNARHALLESGRDAKLLALRVRKGDDERLRIEVSDNGVGITPEHMRRMFEHGFTTKKDGHGFGLHASALAAQEMDGRLSCDSAGQGEGATFTIELPLRSREMTG
- a CDS encoding ABC transporter ATP-binding protein; its protein translation is MAPPPPELAVDARGLVKRFGGFTALQGMDLNIPKGAFYAFLGPNGAGKSTTIALLTGVYAPDAGHIQLLGVDAVARPLEIKRRIGVVPEELSLFERLSGRQYLTFCGRMYGLAGDEASARAAELLELTELTYKAGALVAEYSKGMRRRLAIAAALIHAPELVLLDEPFEGIDVLAAGVIRELLRELSRRGVTLLLTTHVLEIAERLATHAGVIRGGKMVDEGTVEQLKERHGAPSLEAVFEKLISVPAARNARLSFYGEVPGATEVPEVALRRGSA